The following are encoded in a window of Persephonella sp. genomic DNA:
- the napH gene encoding quinol dehydrogenase ferredoxin subunit NapH, which produces MKNNLLYKNRFLIARRIVQVTILLLYIAGNLYGWKILQGNLSSSKIFDIIPMADPYAVLQLFAAGSLLATDVLIGAVIVLVFYSLIGGRAFCSWVCPINMVTDFANWLRVKTGLHREEWQLRISRKTRYWILGLSLILSFIITAPAFEFISPISMLHRGLIFGMGFGWAAVMGVFLFDLFVTKNGWCGHICPLGGFYSLITKPSAVRVKHDADKCTLCMNCKNICPEKQVLWMIGKESVFVTSGECINCARCIEVCNDDALNFGFRYKPQKEEKENA; this is translated from the coding sequence ATGAAGAATAATCTGCTTTATAAGAATAGGTTCCTTATTGCAAGGAGGATTGTACAGGTGACAATTCTTCTCCTGTACATAGCAGGAAATCTATACGGATGGAAGATACTTCAGGGAAACCTGAGTTCCTCAAAGATTTTTGATATTATCCCTATGGCTGATCCTTATGCTGTTCTCCAGCTGTTTGCTGCTGGTTCTCTACTTGCAACGGACGTCCTTATAGGAGCCGTAATTGTTCTTGTGTTTTACTCGCTTATAGGCGGAAGGGCATTTTGTAGCTGGGTCTGTCCTATAAATATGGTTACAGATTTTGCAAACTGGCTCAGGGTAAAAACAGGACTTCATAGAGAAGAATGGCAGCTCAGGATTTCAAGGAAAACAAGATACTGGATATTAGGACTTAGCCTGATACTGTCGTTTATCATAACAGCACCTGCTTTTGAGTTTATCAGCCCTATATCCATGCTCCACAGAGGACTGATATTTGGTATGGGTTTTGGTTGGGCTGCAGTTATGGGAGTGTTCCTTTTTGATCTTTTTGTTACAAAAAACGGATGGTGCGGTCATATATGTCCGCTGGGAGGCTTTTACTCACTTATAACAAAACCTTCTGCCGTCAGGGTAAAACACGATGCTGATAAATGTACTCTTTGTATGAACTGTAAAAATATCTGTCCTGAAAAGCAGGTTTTGTGGATGATTGGGAAAGAGTCTGTTTTTGTTACCTCTGGGGAGTGCATAAACTGTGCAAGGTGCATAGAAGTATGTAATGATGATGCCTTAAATTTTGGTTTTAGATACAAACCACAAAAGGAGGAGAAAGAAAATGCTTAA
- the napG gene encoding ferredoxin-type protein NapG: MNKKAPVDRERRKFFIRVLQGLGLAALGGSIWGGYVSEAKTDEVVLRPPGAVPEEEFVRKCIKCGMCVEACKNRENNPDRTKQTATLRLAAPGDHRPKEKGKYIYPKEVAIGTPYFVPREIPCYMCEDIPCVPPCPTGALDPELVSSVKEGKKTLDINKARMGVAVVDMEHCIAYWGLQCDACYRACPLIDEAIKLELRRNPRTGRHAFLLPVVYPDVCTGCGLCEHACVTEKPAIFVLPRELALGRVGKHYIKGWEKKEEQRLKGSKGVEKTVTPKSEKSPEEYLNVEDLLDEE, encoded by the coding sequence ATGAATAAGAAGGCACCTGTGGATAGGGAAAGAAGAAAATTTTTCATAAGAGTTCTCCAGGGGCTTGGACTTGCAGCCCTTGGAGGTTCTATATGGGGTGGATATGTTTCTGAGGCAAAAACTGACGAAGTTGTGCTAAGACCTCCAGGAGCTGTTCCAGAAGAGGAATTTGTTAGAAAATGTATTAAGTGCGGCATGTGTGTGGAAGCTTGCAAAAACAGGGAAAACAATCCAGATAGAACGAAACAGACAGCCACTCTCAGGCTGGCAGCACCAGGAGATCATAGACCAAAAGAAAAGGGAAAATATATATATCCTAAAGAAGTTGCGATAGGAACTCCATACTTTGTTCCCAGAGAAATTCCATGCTACATGTGTGAGGATATACCGTGTGTCCCACCCTGTCCCACAGGTGCATTAGATCCAGAGCTTGTTTCTTCCGTTAAAGAAGGTAAGAAGACACTTGATATTAATAAAGCTCGTATGGGTGTTGCTGTAGTTGATATGGAGCACTGTATCGCTTACTGGGGACTTCAGTGTGATGCATGTTATAGAGCATGTCCCCTTATAGATGAAGCGATAAAGCTTGAGCTTAGGAGAAATCCAAGAACAGGAAGACATGCATTCTTACTGCCTGTAGTTTATCCAGATGTGTGCACAGGCTGTGGACTGTGCGAACATGCATGTGTAACAGAAAAACCTGCAATTTTTGTATTACCGAGGGAACTTGCCTTAGGTAGAGTTGGAAAACATTACATAAAAGGATGGGAAAAGAAAGAAGAACAGAGACTTAAAGGCTCCAAGGGCGTTGAAAAAACGGTAACTCCGAAAAGCGAAAAATCCCCAGAAGAATACTTGAATGTTGAGGATCTGTTAGATGAAGAATAA